The following proteins are encoded in a genomic region of Papaver somniferum cultivar HN1 unplaced genomic scaffold, ASM357369v1 unplaced-scaffold_10, whole genome shotgun sequence:
- the LOC113326446 gene encoding uncharacterized protein K02A2.6-like gives MLNTSSNPWPFGKWGIDIVGPFIPGIGQRRYLIVATDYFTKWAEVKAVQHIRDKDIFTFIFENIICRFGIPSHLVSDNGKQFEGENIEMLLNAFKIQSGKSTPLYPQSNGQNNKERSNRNVTFLFDIWGKSSVTNRGHYPYNKERSLGEESKCGFNLTKLDDLE, from the exons ATGCTAAATACGTCATCAAATCCATGGCCATTTGGAAAATGGGGAATTGATATTGTAGGCCCATTTATACCAGGTataggacaaagaagatatttaatcgTCGCAACAGACTATTTCACAAAGTGGGCAGAAGTAAAAGCAGTTCAGCATATTCGTGATAAAGACATATTCacgtttatttttgagaatatcaTATGTAGATTTGGCATCCCTTCACATTTAGTATCTGATAATGGAAAGCAATTTGAGGGCGAGAATATAGAGATGCTACTCAAtgcattcaaaattcaaagtggaaAGTCTACCCCTCTATATCCACAGAGTAATGGACAG aacaacaaggAGAGAAGCAACAGGAATGTCACCTTTCTGTTTGACATATGGGGTAAAAGCAGTGTTACCAACAGAGGTCATTATCCCTACAACAAAGAAAGAAGTTTGGGAGAAGAATCTAAGTGTGGATTTAAtttaacaaaacttgatgatctGGAATAA